Proteins found in one Drosophila innubila isolate TH190305 chromosome X, UK_Dinn_1.0, whole genome shotgun sequence genomic segment:
- the LOC117793539 gene encoding CTD nuclear envelope phosphatase 1 homolog isoform X1: protein MISLLQMKFHALLLLLSKVWTCICFMFNRQVRAFIQYQPVKYELFPLSPVSRHRLSLVQRKTLVLDLDETLIHSHHNAMPRNTVKPGTPHDFTVKVTIDRHPVRFFVHKRPHVDYFLDVVSQWYDLVVFTASMEIYGAAVADKLDNGRNILRRRYYRQHCTPDYGSYTKDLSAICSDLNRIFIIDNSPGAYRCFPNNAIPIKSWFSDPMDTALLSLLPMLDALRFTNDVRSVLSRNLHLHRLW from the exons ATGATTTCGTTGCTGCAAATGAAATTCcatgcgctgctgctgctgctgtcaaagGTCTGGACATGTATTTGTTTCATGTTCAATCGCCAAGTGCGCGCT TTTATCCAGTATCAGCCGGTTAAATATGAACTCTTCCCGCTGTCACCTGTATCGCGACACCGGCTCAGTTTGGTGCAGCGAAAAACATTGGTATTGGACTTGGATGAGACACTAATACACTCACATCACAATGCGATGCCCAGGAATACGGTGAAGCCAGGGACGCCGCATGATTTCACCGTTAAGGTGACCATCGATAGGCATCCAGTGCGATTTTTTGTACACAAGCGGCCGCATGTCGATTACTTTTTGGATGTG gTATCGCAGTGGTATGATCTGGTTGTGTTTACTGCCAGCATGGAGATCTATGGGGCTGCGGTTGCCGATAAATTGGACAATGGCCGCAATATACTGCGGCGTCGATACTATAGACAGCATTGCACGCCCGATTATGGCTCTTATACCAAAGATTTGTCAGCTATCTGCAGTGATTTGAATAGG ATATTTATCATTGACAATTCGCCTGGAGCATATCGGTGTTTTCCAAATAATGCAATACCCATTAAAAGCTGGTTCTCCGATCCAATGGATACGGCACTATTATCATTGCTTCCCATGCTCGATGCCCTGAGATTCACCAACGATGTGCGTTCGGTGTTATCGCGAAATCTTCACCTGCATCGCCTTTGGTAG
- the LOC117793539 gene encoding CTD nuclear envelope phosphatase 1 homolog isoform X2 yields the protein MISLLQMKFHALLLLLSKVWTCICFMFNRQVRAYQPVKYELFPLSPVSRHRLSLVQRKTLVLDLDETLIHSHHNAMPRNTVKPGTPHDFTVKVTIDRHPVRFFVHKRPHVDYFLDVVSQWYDLVVFTASMEIYGAAVADKLDNGRNILRRRYYRQHCTPDYGSYTKDLSAICSDLNRIFIIDNSPGAYRCFPNNAIPIKSWFSDPMDTALLSLLPMLDALRFTNDVRSVLSRNLHLHRLW from the exons ATGATTTCGTTGCTGCAAATGAAATTCcatgcgctgctgctgctgctgtcaaagGTCTGGACATGTATTTGTTTCATGTTCAATCGCCAAGTGCGCGCT TATCAGCCGGTTAAATATGAACTCTTCCCGCTGTCACCTGTATCGCGACACCGGCTCAGTTTGGTGCAGCGAAAAACATTGGTATTGGACTTGGATGAGACACTAATACACTCACATCACAATGCGATGCCCAGGAATACGGTGAAGCCAGGGACGCCGCATGATTTCACCGTTAAGGTGACCATCGATAGGCATCCAGTGCGATTTTTTGTACACAAGCGGCCGCATGTCGATTACTTTTTGGATGTG gTATCGCAGTGGTATGATCTGGTTGTGTTTACTGCCAGCATGGAGATCTATGGGGCTGCGGTTGCCGATAAATTGGACAATGGCCGCAATATACTGCGGCGTCGATACTATAGACAGCATTGCACGCCCGATTATGGCTCTTATACCAAAGATTTGTCAGCTATCTGCAGTGATTTGAATAGG ATATTTATCATTGACAATTCGCCTGGAGCATATCGGTGTTTTCCAAATAATGCAATACCCATTAAAAGCTGGTTCTCCGATCCAATGGATACGGCACTATTATCATTGCTTCCCATGCTCGATGCCCTGAGATTCACCAACGATGTGCGTTCGGTGTTATCGCGAAATCTTCACCTGCATCGCCTTTGGTAG
- the LOC117788441 gene encoding SRA stem-loop-interacting RNA-binding protein, mitochondrial, giving the protein MTTRERVCEEKLFVHMATAVAKVGKSVHRIFVGNLPWTVGHQELRGYFKEFGRVINANVIFDKKTGCSKGYGFVSFNSLQALEKIENEQKHVLEGNYLNIHKS; this is encoded by the exons Atgacaa cgagagagagagtgtgtgaggAAAAACTGTTTGTACACATGGCAACCGCAGTAGCAAAAGTTGGAAAATCAGTTCACCGCATTTTTGTGGGCAATTTACCGTGGACGGTGGGTCATCAGGAATTGCGTggttattttaaagaatttggACGTGTGATCAACGCCAACGTCATATTTGATAAGAAAACCGGGTGCTCCAAGGGTTACGGCTTTGTGAGTTTCAATAGCTTGCAGGCGCTGGAGAAAATTGAGAACGAGCAGAAGCATGTGCTGGAGGGAAATTATCTAAACATACATAAGTCATAA
- the LOC117781608 gene encoding acyl-CoA-binding domain-containing protein 6: MSDSDLDLDDDEEQDEDQEQFQLATAHVMTKANVYDAADLLQLYGFYKQATEGACRTPRPNVLQMKARSKWNAWHELGEMSQADAQRAYVDKLNKLDPQWLDKKRSGAGGAGDGGRLRGWVVHSIESVPVEEQSTPEHLKTIFDHVKENNLQRLREQLKPSDLTPLDEQGMALLHWATDRNAIEIIEYLIKCGANVNQLDAEQQTPLHYAASCGHVEALRYLLQLKADVQLRDADGQTCLDVADDEQICAMLQAELQLRNITT, translated from the coding sequence ATGTCGGATAGTGATTTGGATTTGGACGATGATGAGGAACAGGATGAGGATCAGGAGCAATTTCAACTTGCCACCGCGCATGTGATGACCAAAGCGAATGTTTATGATGCTGCAGATTTGCTGCAACTCTATGGCTTCTACAAACAGGCAACAGAGGGCGCTTGCCGCACGCCACGCCCCAATGTGCTGCAAATGAAGGCGCGCAGCAAGTGGAATGCGTGGCATGAGCTGGGCGAGATGTCACAAGCGGATGCACAGCGTGCCTATGTTGATAAACTCAACAAACTCGATCCTCAATGGTTGGACAAGAAGAGAAGTGGAGCAGGTGGAGCAGGAGACGGTGGCAGATTGCGAGGTTGGGTGGTGCATTCAATTGAATCGGTGCCCGTGGAGGAGCAATCAACGCCGGAGCACCTAAAGACCATATTCGATCATGTCAAGGAGAACAATTTACAGCGTCTGCGTGAACAACTAAAACCCAGCGATCTAACGCCTCTGGATGAACAGGGCATGGCCTTGTTGCATTGGGCAACCGATCGCAATGCCATCGAGATAATAGAGTATCTGATCAAGTGCGGGGCGAATGTGAATCAGTTGGATGCGGAGCAACAGACACCATTGCATTATGCAGCAAGTTGTGGACACGTTGAGGCATTGCGGTATCTGTTGCAACTGAAGGCGGATGTGCAACTGCGCGATGCCGATGGACAGACGTGCCTCGATGTCGCCGATGATGAGCAGATTTGTGCCATGCTGCAAGCCGAGCTGCAGTTGCGCAACATTACAACATAA